A single region of the Variovorax paradoxus genome encodes:
- a CDS encoding DUF4124 domain-containing protein, whose product MMHTTVLFISVFAAAAMGMAAHAADVVRCTDASGGIVYTQGQCPPGTKLSRQVPISEPLSVVPPASPEEARRPAYTPPPTAALPQPPVSNVPQGPAIIPRNVEEPRVAPEPPPVYSWGPDPYYDGGRPVIRPRPPRPQDPGPPPGQRPCQNLAGIKRSNC is encoded by the coding sequence ATGATGCACACAACGGTTCTTTTCATCTCGGTCTTTGCTGCCGCGGCCATGGGCATGGCCGCGCATGCCGCGGACGTGGTTCGCTGCACCGACGCCAGCGGCGGCATCGTCTACACGCAGGGCCAGTGCCCCCCGGGAACCAAGCTCTCGCGCCAGGTGCCCATTTCAGAGCCGCTGTCGGTGGTACCGCCTGCTTCGCCGGAAGAAGCGCGCCGCCCGGCCTACACGCCGCCGCCGACCGCGGCGTTGCCGCAGCCCCCTGTCAGCAATGTGCCGCAGGGCCCCGCCATCATTCCCCGCAACGTCGAAGAACCGCGCGTGGCCCCCGAGCCGCCGCCGGTGTACAGCTGGGGCCCCGACCCGTACTACGACGGCGGCCGTCCGGTCATCCGCCCGCGGCCCCCGCGCCCACAGGACCCGGGCCCACCCCCGGGTCAGCGCCCCTGCCAGAACCTGGCGGGCATCAAGCGCAGCAACTGCTGA
- a CDS encoding ribonuclease HI family protein has product MQLRPWTVYCDGSAMPNPGRMGAGAVITEPDGTRHTLSAASHAVGCNNEAELRALTLALEELKARGATAVLAYTDNSILVEQLGGSEAKPIARMAGLFEDARALLGSFEEASLRWVPRHRNHEADALARASLGFAPKAPAKATKKRR; this is encoded by the coding sequence ATGCAACTTCGCCCCTGGACCGTGTACTGCGACGGCAGCGCCATGCCGAACCCCGGCCGCATGGGCGCCGGCGCGGTCATCACCGAGCCCGACGGCACCCGCCATACCCTGTCGGCGGCCAGCCATGCCGTTGGCTGCAACAACGAAGCCGAACTGAGGGCGCTGACCCTCGCACTCGAGGAGCTGAAGGCCAGGGGCGCGACCGCGGTGCTGGCCTATACCGACAACAGCATCCTCGTCGAGCAGCTCGGCGGGTCCGAGGCCAAGCCGATCGCGCGCATGGCAGGCCTCTTCGAAGACGCCCGCGCGCTGCTCGGCTCTTTCGAGGAAGCGAGCCTGCGCTGGGTGCCGCGGCACCGCAACCACGAGGCCGATGCGCTCGCGCGCGCCTCACTCGGGTTTGCGCCCAAGGCGCCCGCCAAGGCGACAAAGAAGCGGCGTTAA
- a CDS encoding DUF3297 family protein, which produces MTEANSLPPLPDHLSTDPRSPHHVAAVFEHDIGIRFNDKERLDVEEYCISEGWIKVPAGKTVDRKGKPLLIKLKGRVEAFYR; this is translated from the coding sequence ATGACCGAAGCCAATTCCCTTCCGCCTCTTCCCGACCACCTGTCCACCGACCCGCGCAGCCCGCACCACGTGGCGGCCGTTTTCGAGCACGACATCGGCATCCGCTTCAACGACAAGGAGCGCCTGGACGTCGAGGAATACTGCATCAGCGAAGGCTGGATCAAGGTGCCCGCCGGCAAGACGGTGGACCGCAAGGGGAAGCCTCTGCTCATCAAGCTGAAGGGCAGGGTCGAGGCGTTCTATAGGTAA